CAGTTGTGGTTATCATGAGCATGAACTATGCCATGTGATAACTACTCCATGGAAAATGCTGTAATTCTAGTATGTTATGGAGGTGTTGGCGGGGCGGTGTCGCAAGGATTCAGAGGCCAATACTGTGCCAAAAGAACCGGTTTGGGGGCTTTGTTGAGGTTATTTCCCCCTGTTTGCTGTCTGAAAAGATGCAAAGGTTATTTGGTTTTTGATCGTGGTTTGTGCGTGCGGACTTTAAGGATTTTATTTGTGAATTGTTTGAGAACAGCAAAGTACAGGTCGCCTGCGACATTGATAATGGTGTTGTGATCAGCGCCGGGCACAATGGACAACTCTTTACTGCGGGCTGCACATTTGCTGTGCAGGATTTCGGCGTTCACCAGCGGCAACAGAGTGTCCCTCTGGGCATGCAGAATAAAAACAGGTTTGGTGATCAGCTCAATCTTTTGGACGTTTTTAAAACCATCCATTTCAGATATGCCTAGTTTCTGGATATCCACATCAAGTGCCAGGAGCAGTGGAAG
This window of the Desulfobulbaceae bacterium genome carries:
- a CDS encoding alpha/beta hydrolase — encoded protein: FLAVDYRGYGNSGGTPSASSMMLDARAIFQYVQQWLTSENRSGALFVMGRSLGSASALEIAYSFEKEISGLILESAFAQTLPLLLALDVDIQKLGISEMDGFKNVQKIELITKPVFILHAQRDTLLPLVNAEILHSKCAARSKELSIVPGADHNTIINVAGDLYFAVLKQFTNKILKVRTHKPRSKTK